From Paenibacillus graminis, a single genomic window includes:
- a CDS encoding methyltransferase domain-containing protein encodes MNQHWNTGTYDKDMAFVSRFGAPLIELLQPQPGERVIDWGCGTGDLAAAIAGYGASVTGIDASPDMIAAARSKHPQLEFVLADGQAYRSEPAADAIFSNAALHWLRDAEGAVSSMAASLRPGGRLIAEFGGQGNIASVTAGLPRAFDAIGCSGKLELPWYFPGIGEYAALLEQNGFTVELALCFDRPTPLQGGEQGFRQWLNTFADGILSVLSPDQRTAVLASLEQELKPQLFQGDQWVMDYRRIRVAAKKNS; translated from the coding sequence ATGAACCAGCATTGGAATACCGGAACCTATGATAAGGATATGGCTTTTGTTTCCCGCTTTGGAGCGCCGCTGATTGAATTGCTGCAGCCTCAGCCCGGCGAGAGGGTTATCGATTGGGGCTGCGGCACCGGAGATTTGGCTGCGGCCATTGCCGGCTATGGGGCCTCTGTCACCGGAATCGATGCATCGCCGGATATGATTGCCGCCGCCCGCAGCAAACATCCGCAGCTGGAATTCGTGCTCGCCGATGGCCAGGCCTACCGTTCGGAGCCTGCCGCGGACGCCATATTCAGCAATGCCGCACTCCATTGGCTGCGGGATGCAGAGGGAGCTGTATCCAGCATGGCCGCCAGCCTGCGTCCCGGAGGCCGCCTTATCGCCGAATTCGGCGGGCAGGGCAACATCGCCTCTGTTACAGCCGGGCTGCCGCGCGCCTTCGATGCTATCGGGTGCAGCGGCAAGCTGGAGCTGCCCTGGTATTTCCCCGGCATCGGAGAATACGCTGCCTTGCTGGAGCAGAACGGCTTCACCGTCGAGCTGGCCCTTTGCTTCGACCGCCCTACTCCGCTACAAGGCGGAGAACAGGGCTTCCGCCAATGGCTGAATACCTTTGCAGATGGAATTCTGAGCGTATTATCTCCTGATCAGCGCACTGCAGTTCTCGCTTCTCTTGAGCAGGAGCTGAAGCCGCAATTATTCCAAGGGGACCAATGGGTTATGGACTACAGGCGAATCCGTGTGGCCGCCAAGAAAAATTCCTGA
- a CDS encoding serine hydrolase yields the protein MMKLKSVLIVSVILWMGTFGTVSAAQAAGTDDALTQEQLEETLTPLLNKIMEADHIPGTAVVVTEGERIVFSKGYGYADVGKQLPVDPGHTVMRVGSLTKSMTAAAVMQLKEQGKVAMDQDINTYLTNFKVPLYHSLPITLHHLLTHTAGLDEGVYHLAAPSADKAVPAETFLQQYLATQPPVREPGTEYAYSNPGAGLAGFLIEQVTGSTLEAYMQRNLFGPLQMPSASLIHQDSDPDMAKSYQYEKGSFQEIPYSYPNLPGAGALSVIPDELAHYMIALLNEGSYQGQHILKQATVEEMQARQFTEHPGVEGVGYGLFRNRTGNGILTLSHTGDIDGFAAKMQLIPEHKLGILVVSNAESPGKPLRDQVTDAIVRLLPAPQIQDPAVAAPSTPDLEQYARTYTMGLGPQHGWGKWFRWLGGKNFEVQNAGETLRITGVFPEGTGSEESKTYIPVREGLFRDKESGELISFHQQAGVWKLTFIQGVTIEEKPAFLQQPSTLLAIYAGIGLAWPVMILIAVIRSLLRLIRRKKQQRLGHAAFIAVIFSIYLIGQLLYGNSQVIFGYPAWYALGFSSLPFLAAAAAIHLGIQTVRHQQQNTDEKRRVRYGRYLLVVMSLGYTFFLYYWNMLSVHFS from the coding sequence ATGATGAAGTTGAAATCTGTTTTAATCGTTTCTGTTATTTTATGGATGGGCACTTTCGGAACCGTCTCTGCAGCTCAAGCAGCCGGCACGGATGACGCCCTTACGCAAGAACAGCTTGAGGAAACCCTGACTCCTCTCCTTAATAAAATCATGGAGGCAGATCATATTCCGGGCACGGCTGTTGTGGTAACAGAGGGCGAACGCATTGTATTCAGCAAGGGATACGGTTATGCCGATGTTGGGAAACAACTTCCTGTCGATCCCGGACATACCGTAATGCGGGTCGGATCGCTCACCAAGTCCATGACTGCAGCAGCGGTCATGCAATTGAAGGAGCAAGGTAAGGTAGCGATGGACCAGGATATTAACACTTATCTGACAAACTTCAAGGTCCCCCTATACCACAGCCTTCCCATTACCCTGCATCACCTGCTGACGCATACGGCCGGGTTGGATGAAGGTGTCTACCACCTGGCGGCGCCATCCGCCGACAAGGCTGTGCCTGCGGAGACATTCCTGCAGCAGTATCTGGCCACGCAGCCCCCTGTCCGTGAGCCAGGGACAGAATATGCTTACAGCAATCCCGGAGCGGGGCTTGCCGGCTTCCTCATCGAGCAAGTAACGGGAAGTACGCTGGAGGCTTACATGCAGCGCAATCTGTTCGGGCCCCTGCAAATGCCGAGTGCCAGCCTGATTCATCAGGACAGCGACCCGGACATGGCCAAATCCTATCAATATGAGAAGGGGAGCTTCCAGGAAATCCCCTATTCTTACCCGAATCTGCCCGGGGCAGGAGCCCTCAGTGTGATCCCTGATGAATTGGCCCACTACATGATCGCTTTGTTGAATGAAGGCAGCTATCAGGGACAGCATATCCTTAAACAAGCTACCGTAGAAGAAATGCAGGCCCGGCAGTTTACAGAGCATCCGGGTGTGGAAGGTGTAGGCTATGGCTTATTCCGGAATCGTACGGGCAACGGGATTCTCACGCTGTCCCACACAGGAGACATCGACGGCTTCGCTGCCAAGATGCAGCTTATTCCTGAGCATAAGCTTGGCATATTAGTAGTGAGCAATGCCGAATCACCCGGAAAGCCGCTGCGCGATCAAGTGACAGATGCTATTGTGCGCCTGCTGCCTGCACCACAGATTCAGGACCCGGCAGTAGCTGCTCCTTCCACTCCTGACTTGGAGCAATATGCGCGTACCTATACCATGGGTCTGGGGCCGCAGCATGGCTGGGGCAAATGGTTCAGATGGCTGGGGGGCAAAAACTTTGAAGTGCAAAATGCAGGGGAAACGCTGCGGATCACAGGGGTTTTTCCGGAGGGAACGGGATCGGAGGAGTCTAAAACGTATATTCCTGTTCGGGAAGGATTGTTCCGGGACAAAGAGAGCGGGGAGCTTATCTCATTCCACCAGCAAGCTGGCGTCTGGAAGCTAACCTTTATCCAGGGGGTAACTATAGAGGAGAAACCCGCGTTCTTACAGCAGCCCTCCACTCTTCTGGCCATCTATGCCGGTATTGGATTGGCGTGGCCCGTCATGATTCTCATAGCAGTGATTCGAAGCCTGCTGAGATTAATCCGGCGCAAGAAGCAGCAAAGGCTTGGACATGCCGCATTCATTGCTGTCATATTTTCCATTTACCTGATCGGCCAACTCCTGTATGGCAACTCGCAGGTTATCTTCGGCTATCCGGCATGGTACGCCTTGGGATTCTCGTCTCTGCCTTTTCTTGCTGCCGCTGCGGCAATCCACCTGGGCATTCAGACTGTAAGGCATCAGCAGCAGAATACGGATGAGAAGCGGAGGGTCCGATACGGACGTTACCTGCTGGTAGTCATGAGCTTGGGCTATACTTTCTTTTTGTACTATTGGAATATGCTCTCTGTTCACTTTTCTTGA
- a CDS encoding DUF6954 family protein, producing MRGLLYALFAVLYILITFFGLGPVLFADGSARERVLTLIVVLLIYAAVTVGLRIILKRLRRR from the coding sequence ATGAGAGGGCTGCTGTATGCGCTGTTTGCTGTGCTGTATATTTTGATAACATTTTTTGGTCTCGGACCGGTGCTGTTTGCCGACGGCTCTGCGAGAGAGCGGGTGCTTACACTAATTGTGGTCCTCTTAATTTACGCGGCGGTCACAGTTGGGTTACGGATCATCTTGAAGCGGCTGCGCAGGCGTTGA
- a CDS encoding response regulator transcription factor, producing MQRTVLLVDDNREIIELLKLFLEKEGLRILEAYNGAQAWTCIQHESIDLAVLDIMMPELNGVQLLQLLRAEYKLPVILLSAKNQDSDKILGLRLGADDFISKPFNPLEVVARIHAMLRRTYDFNEPAGPVQDTLEPTSIGELMLDHTDCVLYKAGREISLTAIEYKLLATLMNAPGRIFTKKQLFEQVWSEHYYEDANTIMVHISRLRDKVEEIPKQPVYIRTIRGLGYKFAKKDDFR from the coding sequence GTGCAGCGAACGGTACTGCTCGTCGACGACAACCGGGAAATTATAGAGCTTTTGAAGCTTTTTCTGGAGAAGGAAGGACTGCGTATCTTGGAGGCTTATAATGGTGCTCAGGCATGGACATGCATCCAGCACGAATCCATTGATCTGGCCGTGCTTGATATTATGATGCCTGAGCTTAACGGTGTTCAATTGCTGCAGCTGCTCCGCGCGGAGTACAAGCTGCCGGTAATTCTGCTGTCTGCCAAAAATCAGGACAGTGACAAGATTCTGGGCCTGCGTCTTGGCGCCGACGATTTCATCTCCAAACCGTTTAATCCGCTGGAGGTTGTAGCCCGGATACATGCCATGCTAAGGCGTACCTATGATTTCAATGAACCGGCAGGACCCGTTCAGGATACCCTGGAGCCTACCAGTATCGGTGAGCTGATGCTTGACCACACGGACTGCGTGTTGTATAAGGCCGGGCGGGAGATTTCATTAACCGCAATCGAATATAAGCTGCTGGCCACGCTGATGAATGCGCCTGGGCGCATTTTTACCAAGAAACAATTGTTCGAGCAGGTCTGGTCGGAGCATTATTATGAGGATGCCAATACCATTATGGTGCATATCTCCAGATTGCGGGACAAGGTGGAGGAAATCCCGAAGCAGCCTGTGTATATCAGGACGATCCGGGGGCTGGGTTATAAGTTTGCCAAAAAGGATGATTTCCGCTGA
- a CDS encoding NusG domain II-containing protein — protein MKRGDMILILVVLLAAGTLYGIKAYKDHNEHYAQGELKAVITVDGKEYKTVSLTKEEQMIDIQTKFGHNILKVYDYGIRMTYSDAPLPIALDMGFISRPKQQILCIPARLMVEVFNPQRSINDDNELDAVIQP, from the coding sequence ATGAAACGCGGTGATATGATTCTCATTCTTGTGGTGCTGCTGGCGGCAGGTACCCTTTACGGAATCAAGGCTTACAAGGACCATAATGAACATTATGCACAAGGTGAATTGAAAGCAGTTATTACAGTGGACGGCAAGGAGTACAAGACGGTATCCCTGACCAAGGAAGAGCAAATGATCGATATCCAAACAAAGTTTGGCCACAACATCCTAAAAGTATATGACTACGGAATTCGTATGACCTACTCGGATGCCCCGCTCCCGATTGCCCTCGACATGGGGTTTATCTCCAGACCCAAGCAGCAGATTCTCTGTATTCCGGCGCGGCTGATGGTGGAAGTCTTTAATCCGCAGCGGTCTATCAATGACGATAATGAGCTGGATGCGGTTATTCAGCCTTGA
- a CDS encoding CynX/NimT family MFS transporter, translated as MRSKQQTAATLELDKTRPDTGTTRILLAVGIIFVAAALRAPFTSVGPLLGMIRDDLGLSSTLAGAITTLPLLAFALLSPFAPQLARRFGTANVLMLALLALSTGILIRSGAGVVMLYAGTAVIGLSIAICNVLLPGLIKGKFPERIGLMTGVYTVSMNICAAAASGISVPLAQHAGFGWRGTLALWFAVAALATIFWIPQMRNRTKGSTADHKPSSIRIWRSPLAWQVTLFMGLQSLLYYVLIAWFSVILSERGMSSSHAGWILSLMQLAQLPFTFFVPLWAGRMKNQRSLVIITSILFMIGILGVWLGSTAWMAVWAIGIGIAGGFAFGLAMMFFSLRTRSTQEASELSGMAQSVGYLLAAMGPAVFGLLHDVTHSWNVPLALLAVASVLLFVAGLGAGSSRFVGDSK; from the coding sequence ATGAGATCCAAACAACAAACTGCTGCTACTCTAGAACTGGATAAGACCCGGCCGGACACCGGAACAACCCGCATCCTGCTGGCGGTAGGCATTATTTTTGTGGCTGCGGCTCTCCGAGCTCCTTTTACATCCGTTGGACCTCTGCTGGGCATGATCCGCGATGATCTGGGGTTGTCGAGCACGCTGGCGGGAGCCATTACGACCTTGCCGCTGCTGGCATTTGCCCTGCTGTCCCCTTTTGCGCCGCAGCTCGCCCGCCGGTTTGGCACCGCTAATGTTCTTATGCTGGCTCTGCTGGCCTTGTCCACAGGTATTCTGATCCGTTCGGGGGCGGGCGTGGTTATGCTGTACGCAGGTACAGCGGTGATCGGGTTATCCATAGCTATCTGCAATGTGCTGCTGCCGGGACTCATCAAGGGGAAATTTCCAGAGCGGATTGGACTTATGACCGGTGTGTATACCGTATCCATGAATATCTGTGCCGCTGCCGCCTCAGGCATCAGTGTTCCGCTGGCGCAGCATGCCGGATTCGGCTGGCGGGGCACATTGGCGCTATGGTTTGCAGTAGCCGCGTTAGCAACAATATTCTGGATTCCTCAGATGCGGAATAGGACTAAGGGAAGTACTGCGGATCACAAACCATCCTCCATCCGGATCTGGCGATCCCCGCTTGCGTGGCAGGTTACCCTGTTCATGGGCCTGCAATCACTGCTGTATTACGTGCTGATCGCCTGGTTTTCCGTGATTTTGAGTGAGCGGGGGATGTCCTCCAGCCATGCAGGCTGGATTCTGTCCCTCATGCAGCTGGCCCAGCTGCCGTTTACCTTTTTCGTGCCGCTCTGGGCGGGCCGGATGAAAAACCAGCGCAGCCTGGTGATCATCACATCTATTCTGTTTATGATTGGTATTCTCGGTGTCTGGCTGGGCAGTACCGCCTGGATGGCTGTTTGGGCGATTGGCATCGGAATCGCCGGGGGGTTTGCCTTTGGTCTTGCGATGATGTTTTTCAGTCTGAGGACCCGCAGCACACAGGAAGCCAGCGAGCTGTCAGGCATGGCTCAATCTGTCGGGTATCTGCTGGCGGCAATGGGGCCCGCAGTGTTTGGGCTGCTGCATGATGTCACCCATAGCTGGAACGTGCCGCTGGCCTTACTGGCTGTAGCGAGCGTCTTATTGTTCGTGGCAGGGCTTGGTGCGGGCAGCAGCCGGTTTGTAGGCGACTCCAAGTAA
- a CDS encoding TIGR03943 family putative permease subunit: MNDSRSIRIHYGFRALLLLLFALYIGHLVQQDALHYYVSPKLARWIRLCPVPLSLMALSLGIQALFGKSARLCDCEHRLPRSGLNSVMLYGLFLFPLLLGFLLPDRSLGSAAAAKKGMSLSYIADEAVEHVKFNAASPYLEEFAELAGKLYVQPVIQVYPEIFSETLGAIDLYKQQFEGKSITVTGFLYQKNEDGASKTYAVSRFLVQCCTADATPLGLLLDPRTQISLPADTWIEVRGKLRMSAYLGKKVMEIAPESIIPVPQPSTPYVYTNADSVAAWAEIQQAGLKAE; encoded by the coding sequence ATGAATGATTCCCGGAGCATCCGGATTCACTATGGCTTCAGGGCGCTGCTCCTGCTGCTCTTCGCGCTCTATATAGGGCACCTGGTTCAGCAGGATGCGCTGCATTATTATGTCTCCCCCAAGCTGGCACGCTGGATTCGCCTCTGCCCGGTTCCGCTCTCGCTGATGGCGCTGAGTCTGGGAATCCAGGCTTTATTCGGCAAAAGCGCACGGCTCTGCGACTGTGAGCACCGCCTGCCCCGTTCCGGGCTGAACAGCGTTATGCTGTACGGCCTGTTTCTCTTCCCGCTGCTGCTCGGCTTCCTGCTCCCTGACCGTTCACTGGGCAGTGCGGCAGCCGCCAAAAAAGGCATGTCCCTATCCTACATTGCCGATGAAGCCGTAGAACATGTGAAGTTCAATGCCGCCAGTCCCTACTTGGAGGAGTTCGCGGAGCTCGCCGGGAAGCTGTATGTGCAGCCGGTTATTCAGGTGTATCCGGAAATTTTCTCTGAAACCTTGGGAGCCATCGATTTGTACAAACAGCAATTCGAGGGCAAATCCATTACGGTAACCGGCTTCCTGTACCAGAAGAACGAGGACGGGGCTTCTAAAACGTATGCGGTTAGCCGCTTTCTGGTTCAATGCTGCACAGCGGACGCGACACCTCTGGGCCTCCTCCTGGACCCCCGAACGCAAATAAGCCTGCCCGCCGACACCTGGATTGAGGTTCGGGGCAAGCTTCGGATGTCGGCTTATCTGGGCAAAAAAGTGATGGAAATTGCACCAGAAAGTATTATTCCTGTTCCACAGCCTTCCACTCCATACGTCTATACCAATGCCGACTCGGTAGCTGCCTGGGCTGAAATCCAGCAAGCCGGGCTCAAGGCTGAATAA
- a CDS encoding PAS domain S-box protein: MTDTLFKHLYLRSSIGFAVVSTKDGTMIMANPALCSMFGYTEAEMMKLRYLDIALPEDEPTADHELIMKCLLQSPVAAVDKEKRFVRKDGRIIWIALHIFLTFDEATGVPLHLIAEMTEITSRKLAEQKIEEDRLLYNLITQNTPDMISFADADGTVRYVSPSVEKLLGYSIDEVIGRKRPDFYHEEDAIEMEHHGKMYSDNDVFTQRARHRDGHYLWLENSFQVMRDSQGSVEKILTIARDITERKKYENLLATAQELGNIGSWEWNSLNERMTVSKQLRSIFDLCQDNGTATHSHIDYVQLLARVVPEDMAQLRAELSKTLKSGVNGQSVFRIQNDRGERKFIYTHWEVVLDTAGKTLQINGIVQDITERYRMEEQLRESERNYRLISENSLDFISRNATDDEATYLYASPVCLPMLGYTPEEMEGSSGMRYVHPEDRDKVRAYLQESMEGKKLEPIMFRFLCKDGSYLWTETTLRHISSGPGGPAEMVCVTRNISERKQYELKQLESENLYKSLFEYNPSAISAMDLNGHIQSLNASLQQLTGYPHDSLLHASHTDIIDPDELGMAEQRFELAAKGLPQIFESRLIHREGYSVEVSVIYVPIMVNSQVVGVFSITSNITEHKRHLQQIEKLSYEHALILNSVSEGIFGMNLQGETMFINPAASTMLGYEPGELARNIKLHTVEQRWLDAEPYVSGRWAQPDSLSGQVSYEDKEGVFWRQDGSSFLVKYRMSPIFDNGERKGAVVVFRDITEEKAIVRAKESAEQADRAKSEFLAIMSHELRTPMNGIIGMADLLAGTELDEEQRYYTEIINKSSESLLHILNEVLDFSKIEAGMMTLELQTVDLAQVIQNVMELFYPKALEKGLLLDSKLDPDLPLLVVTDEIRLRQILVNLLGNAVKFTEEGEIHVTAKLQSIAETGDLVIKFTVKDTGIGIPQGSQGLLFQSFSQLHPSINRKYGGTGLGLAISKKLVELLGGMIGVESNEGEGAEFFFTIHVFLPLSEPAYQQIPIAGMENRNGKEAAGRTPSEGEYGPLSILVAEDHPVNLQLLQAYLKKRGYYADVALNGEMAVEMVRSHPYDLVFMDIQMPQMDGIEATSIIRHEMGLSPVIVAATAFARKEDKELCLRAGMQDFISKPISPVEVDRVLRDWSAHIRR, encoded by the coding sequence TTGACCGACACACTCTTTAAGCATCTGTATTTGCGGTCCTCTATAGGGTTCGCAGTAGTCTCCACGAAAGACGGAACCATGATTATGGCGAATCCTGCGCTCTGCAGCATGTTCGGCTATACGGAAGCGGAAATGATGAAGCTCCGTTACCTGGATATCGCTTTGCCGGAGGATGAGCCTACTGCCGATCATGAGCTCATTATGAAATGTTTGCTGCAAAGTCCCGTAGCGGCTGTAGATAAAGAGAAACGATTCGTGCGCAAGGACGGCAGGATCATCTGGATTGCACTACATATTTTTTTAACATTCGATGAAGCTACTGGCGTCCCTCTTCATCTGATTGCCGAGATGACGGAAATTACCAGCCGCAAGCTAGCCGAGCAAAAAATAGAAGAAGACCGGCTTCTCTATAATCTGATTACGCAAAATACGCCGGACATGATCTCCTTTGCTGATGCGGACGGAACGGTGCGGTATGTGTCTCCGTCTGTTGAGAAGCTGCTTGGTTACTCCATTGATGAGGTGATCGGCAGGAAAAGGCCTGATTTCTACCATGAAGAAGATGCGATAGAAATGGAACACCATGGGAAGATGTATTCTGACAATGATGTCTTTACCCAGCGGGCCCGGCATAGAGACGGACACTATCTCTGGCTTGAAAATTCGTTTCAGGTTATGCGCGACAGCCAGGGCAGCGTGGAGAAGATTCTGACCATTGCCCGCGACATTACGGAACGCAAGAAATATGAGAATTTACTTGCAACTGCCCAGGAATTGGGGAACATCGGTTCATGGGAATGGAATTCCCTGAATGAGCGAATGACCGTCTCGAAGCAGCTGCGCTCCATTTTTGATCTGTGCCAGGACAATGGCACGGCTACTCACAGCCATATCGATTATGTGCAGCTGCTGGCCCGTGTGGTGCCTGAGGATATGGCTCAGCTTCGAGCCGAACTGAGCAAGACTTTGAAGTCCGGGGTCAACGGCCAATCGGTATTTAGAATTCAAAATGACAGAGGTGAGCGCAAGTTCATATATACCCATTGGGAAGTAGTGCTGGATACAGCCGGAAAAACCCTGCAGATTAACGGCATAGTGCAGGATATCACCGAACGTTACCGGATGGAGGAGCAGCTGCGCGAGAGTGAGCGCAATTACCGGCTGATATCGGAGAATTCGCTGGATTTTATCTCCCGGAATGCGACGGACGACGAAGCTACTTATTTGTATGCTTCTCCGGTCTGCCTGCCGATGCTCGGCTATACGCCGGAAGAGATGGAAGGCTCAAGCGGTATGCGGTATGTTCATCCGGAGGATAGGGACAAAGTTCGTGCGTACTTACAGGAAAGCATGGAGGGCAAAAAGCTGGAGCCTATTATGTTCCGGTTTTTGTGCAAGGACGGCTCTTACCTCTGGACGGAAACGACGCTCCGCCATATCAGTTCAGGGCCGGGAGGCCCGGCGGAAATGGTCTGCGTTACCCGCAATATCTCTGAGCGCAAGCAATATGAGCTGAAGCAGCTGGAGAGCGAGAACCTCTATAAATCCCTGTTCGAATATAATCCTTCGGCGATTAGCGCCATGGATTTGAACGGGCATATCCAATCGCTGAATGCCAGCCTGCAGCAATTAACGGGTTATCCGCATGATAGCCTGCTGCATGCCAGTCACACCGACATTATTGATCCGGATGAACTGGGAATGGCTGAGCAGCGTTTTGAGCTGGCTGCGAAGGGTCTCCCCCAGATTTTTGAAAGCAGGCTGATCCACCGGGAAGGCTATTCCGTTGAAGTCAGCGTGATCTATGTACCGATTATGGTGAACAGCCAAGTCGTCGGTGTATTCAGTATTACCAGCAACATTACGGAACACAAACGCCATCTGCAGCAGATAGAGAAACTCAGTTATGAGCATGCACTTATTCTGAATTCAGTCTCAGAAGGTATCTTCGGCATGAATCTGCAGGGAGAAACGATGTTCATTAATCCGGCTGCATCGACGATGCTGGGGTATGAGCCGGGTGAACTGGCTAGGAACATTAAGCTGCATACCGTGGAACAAAGATGGCTGGACGCCGAGCCGTATGTCAGCGGGCGGTGGGCGCAGCCGGATTCCTTATCGGGCCAGGTCTCTTACGAGGACAAGGAAGGAGTATTCTGGAGACAGGACGGCTCCAGCTTCCTGGTTAAATACCGCATGTCTCCAATATTTGATAATGGCGAACGAAAGGGAGCGGTTGTCGTCTTTCGGGACATTACCGAAGAGAAGGCTATTGTGCGGGCGAAAGAGTCGGCGGAGCAGGCGGACCGGGCCAAGTCTGAATTCCTGGCAATTATGAGCCATGAGCTGCGCACGCCGATGAACGGGATTATTGGCATGGCGGATCTATTGGCTGGAACAGAGCTTGATGAGGAACAGCGATACTACACAGAAATCATCAACAAAAGCAGTGAGTCCTTGCTGCATATTCTGAACGAGGTGCTGGATTTCAGCAAAATTGAGGCCGGCATGATGACGCTGGAGCTGCAGACGGTGGACCTGGCCCAGGTGATCCAGAATGTCATGGAGCTGTTTTATCCGAAAGCCCTGGAGAAAGGTCTGCTTCTGGATAGTAAGCTGGACCCCGATCTGCCGCTGCTTGTGGTGACGGATGAGATCCGCTTGCGGCAGATTCTGGTGAATCTCCTTGGCAATGCGGTGAAATTCACCGAGGAAGGTGAAATTCACGTTACAGCGAAGCTGCAATCGATAGCCGAGACCGGAGATCTGGTTATAAAATTTACGGTAAAAGATACCGGGATCGGCATTCCCCAGGGAAGCCAGGGACTGCTGTTTCAGTCTTTTTCCCAGCTGCATCCTTCCATTAACCGCAAGTATGGCGGCACGGGCCTGGGGCTGGCGATCAGCAAAAAACTCGTTGAACTGCTGGGCGGGATGATTGGTGTGGAAAGCAATGAAGGGGAAGGGGCAGAATTCTTCTTCACGATCCATGTTTTTCTGCCTCTGTCGGAACCTGCCTATCAGCAAATCCCTATTGCTGGCATGGAGAACAGGAATGGAAAGGAGGCTGCGGGCAGAACGCCTTCCGAAGGCGAATATGGCCCGCTGTCCATTCTGGTTGCCGAAGATCATCCGGTAAATCTCCAATTGCTTCAGGCTTATCTCAAAAAACGCGGCTACTATGCCGATGTGGCCTTAAATGGGGAAATGGCCGTCGAAATGGTGCGCTCGCATCCATATGATCTGGTGTTCATGGATATCCAAATGCCGCAGATGGACGGAATCGAGGCGACAAGTATCATCCGCCACGAGATGGGGCTGTCGCCTGTTATTGTGGCAGCAACGGCTTTTGCGCGCAAAGAGGACAAAGAGCTGTGTCTCAGAGCAGGCATGCAGGACTTCATCTCCAAGCCGATTTCACCGGTTGAGGTGGACCGGGTGCTAAGAGATTGGTCGGCCCATATCCGCAGATAA
- a CDS encoding HAMP domain-containing sensor histidine kinase, with the protein MITLDIDTQTIELTLPTMLLMLGLFGMSIYIFSQLMVKRITRPLEHIAEAIERMGKGEYKERLSITADYEFSVIQHRFNEMAESLEQAEQENRRLQDSKQRMLADLSHDLKTPVTTIQGYAKALQLGLVDSEEKRERYLQLIYNKATVVTALIDDLFRLSKLERPDYPISVERGDLAELLREIAADYYDSMEEKGMVMELDIPSGEVMADYDPGLMRRAIANLLSNAVRHNTGGTEVLIALEELPEEVRIRVQDNGGGISDELKDVIFDPFVRGDAARPGDGGTGLGLAISKQILELHRGELRLDNRNGLTVFELVVSKQPGAGESEAGHE; encoded by the coding sequence ATGATTACTCTAGATATCGATACTCAAACCATAGAACTTACACTGCCCACCATGCTGCTGATGCTGGGGCTGTTTGGCATGAGTATTTATATATTCAGCCAGTTGATGGTCAAACGCATTACCAGACCTCTGGAACATATTGCGGAGGCAATAGAGAGAATGGGCAAAGGAGAGTATAAAGAGCGTCTCTCTATTACAGCGGATTACGAATTCTCGGTGATTCAGCACCGTTTTAATGAGATGGCAGAGTCGCTGGAGCAGGCTGAGCAGGAGAACCGCAGACTGCAGGATAGCAAACAGCGGATGCTGGCTGATCTGTCCCATGATCTGAAAACACCGGTTACGACAATCCAAGGCTATGCCAAGGCACTGCAGCTGGGGTTGGTGGATAGTGAGGAGAAGAGGGAACGGTACCTGCAGCTTATCTATAACAAAGCAACCGTGGTCACTGCGCTGATTGATGATCTGTTCAGACTGTCCAAGCTGGAGCGTCCGGACTATCCTATATCGGTTGAGCGGGGAGACCTGGCTGAATTGCTGAGAGAAATTGCCGCCGATTATTACGATTCCATGGAGGAGAAGGGAATGGTCATGGAATTGGACATCCCTTCGGGTGAGGTTATGGCGGATTATGACCCTGGCCTTATGCGCAGAGCCATAGCCAACCTGCTGTCCAACGCCGTCCGGCATAATACCGGGGGCACGGAGGTCCTGATTGCTCTGGAGGAATTGCCTGAGGAAGTGAGGATCAGGGTACAGGATAACGGGGGCGGAATATCCGATGAATTGAAGGATGTGATTTTTGATCCTTTTGTGCGCGGAGATGCCGCCCGGCCGGGAGATGGGGGCACCGGGCTGGGGCTGGCGATCTCTAAGCAAATCCTGGAGCTGCACAGAGGAGAGCTGAGACTTGATAACCGGAACGGACTAACTGTATTTGAGCTTGTGGTCAGCAAGCAACCCGGGGCCGGAGAATCCGAAGCCGGACACGAATAA